From Alcaligenes faecalis, the proteins below share one genomic window:
- the fumC gene encoding class II fumarate hydratase, which yields MSTTRIEQDSMGTIEVPADHYWGAQTQRSIQNFPIGRDRFQWGRSMIESLGILKKSTALANQELGELPDELAQLIVKAADEVIAGQWDTEFPLVVFQTGSGTQSNMNVNEVISNRAIELAGGEKGSKKPVHPNDHVNRGQSSNDTFPTAMYIAVGLECQRRLRKDVGQLRDTLAAKAKQFNSIVKTGRTHLQDATPITLGQEIGAWVAQIDFGLQTVDKALDGIYQLAIGGTAVGTGLNAHPQFGERTAAHIAKITGLPFQAAENKFFALSAHDALVNLSASLRTLAGALMKMANDVRWLASGPRCGIGELQIPENEPGSSIMPGKVNPTQCEALTMVAVQVYGNDAAVGFAGSQGNFQLNVYKPVMVHNVLESIALISDACLAFDEHCAQGLEPVMEKIQHNLDQNLMLVTALNRHIGYDKAAYIAKTAHKEGLTLRESALKSGYLTNEQYDQWIVPLDMTHPG from the coding sequence ATGAGTACGACACGTATTGAACAGGATTCCATGGGAACCATTGAGGTTCCCGCCGACCACTATTGGGGCGCGCAGACACAGCGCTCGATCCAGAACTTCCCGATTGGCCGTGACCGCTTCCAGTGGGGCCGCAGCATGATCGAATCGCTGGGTATCCTGAAAAAATCCACGGCCCTGGCCAACCAGGAACTGGGCGAATTGCCCGACGAACTGGCCCAGTTGATTGTCAAAGCGGCTGATGAAGTGATTGCAGGCCAGTGGGACACCGAATTCCCGCTGGTCGTGTTCCAGACCGGCTCTGGCACGCAAAGCAATATGAACGTGAACGAGGTGATCTCCAACCGCGCCATTGAGCTGGCCGGTGGCGAGAAAGGCAGCAAAAAGCCCGTCCACCCGAATGACCACGTGAACCGCGGCCAATCCTCCAACGATACCTTTCCCACCGCCATGTACATCGCTGTGGGTCTGGAATGTCAGCGCCGCCTGCGCAAAGACGTAGGTCAGTTGCGCGACACCCTGGCCGCCAAAGCCAAGCAATTCAACAGCATTGTGAAAACCGGCCGCACTCACTTGCAAGATGCCACACCCATCACACTGGGCCAGGAAATTGGTGCCTGGGTTGCGCAGATTGATTTCGGCCTGCAAACCGTGGACAAGGCACTGGACGGCATCTACCAACTGGCTATCGGCGGCACCGCCGTGGGTACGGGTCTGAACGCCCATCCCCAGTTTGGCGAGCGCACAGCCGCCCATATTGCCAAGATCACAGGCCTGCCATTCCAGGCTGCCGAAAACAAGTTCTTTGCGTTGTCGGCCCATGATGCGCTGGTGAACCTGTCCGCCTCCCTGCGTACCCTGGCCGGCGCCTTGATGAAGATGGCTAACGACGTGCGCTGGCTGGCCAGCGGCCCTCGCTGCGGGATTGGCGAGCTGCAAATCCCCGAGAACGAGCCCGGTTCCTCCATCATGCCCGGCAAGGTCAACCCTACTCAGTGCGAGGCGCTGACCATGGTGGCCGTGCAGGTCTACGGTAACGACGCGGCTGTGGGCTTTGCTGGCAGCCAAGGCAATTTTCAGCTGAACGTCTACAAGCCTGTGATGGTGCACAATGTGCTGGAAAGCATTGCCCTGATCAGCGACGCATGCCTGGCTTTTGACGAGCATTGCGCCCAGGGTCTGGAACCTGTCATGGAAAAAATCCAGCACAATCTGGACCAGAACCTGATGCTGGTGACCGCCTTGAACCGCCACATCGGCTACGACAAGGCTGCCTACATTGCCAAGACCGCCCACAAAGAAGGCCTGACCCTGCGTGAGTCCGCCCTGAAATCCGGCTATCTAACGAACGAGCAATACGATCAGTGGATTGTGCCACTGGATATGACCCACCCAGGCTAA
- a CDS encoding PQQ-dependent sugar dehydrogenase: MSSALAATVLGLAAALAPLSAQAQSEPVPAISGPAVSVETLASGLEHPWALAFLPNNAGILITERPGRLRVWTQENGLSEPIAGVPKVHTQAQGGLLDVALAPDFFRSRRIYLAYAERRDKQHSATTVGYGVLSSDLKRIDAFRPIFRQEPALSTGQHYGVRMAFDPGGRDLYIALGENNQPATAQQLDHLQGKVVRIRPDGMVPRDNPFRSLRGARAEIWSYGHRNPQGMAWNPWTNELWVAEHGPQGGDELNRIQSGANYGWPLRTEGQGYDGKPIPNASSTPIEGLTEPLHYWSVSPAISGMAFYNDERVPDWQHSLFVGALKEQALIRLQFDEEDGHIVGEERLLQDLKQRIRDVRVGPDGDIYVLTDENDGQLLRIQPKS, encoded by the coding sequence TTGTCCTCTGCATTGGCAGCCACCGTATTGGGCCTGGCTGCAGCCCTTGCCCCGCTATCCGCTCAGGCACAATCTGAACCTGTTCCTGCCATCAGCGGACCGGCTGTGTCGGTCGAGACCCTGGCCAGCGGGCTGGAGCACCCTTGGGCCCTGGCTTTCTTGCCCAACAATGCCGGAATCCTGATCACTGAACGCCCTGGTCGCCTGCGGGTTTGGACCCAGGAAAACGGCCTGTCTGAACCGATTGCCGGGGTTCCTAAAGTCCACACGCAAGCGCAAGGTGGGTTGCTGGATGTGGCTCTGGCCCCGGATTTTTTCCGTAGCCGCCGGATTTATCTGGCGTATGCCGAGCGACGCGATAAACAACATTCCGCCACCACTGTCGGCTATGGCGTGCTGTCCTCAGACCTGAAACGCATCGACGCCTTCCGCCCGATTTTCCGCCAGGAACCCGCCTTGTCCACCGGGCAGCACTATGGCGTGCGCATGGCCTTTGATCCGGGTGGACGAGATCTGTACATCGCCCTGGGCGAGAACAACCAGCCCGCGACCGCCCAGCAACTGGATCATCTGCAAGGCAAAGTCGTGCGTATCCGTCCGGATGGCATGGTCCCACGCGACAACCCCTTTCGCAGCCTACGCGGTGCCAGGGCGGAAATCTGGAGCTACGGCCATCGTAATCCGCAGGGCATGGCCTGGAATCCCTGGACGAATGAACTGTGGGTGGCTGAACATGGTCCGCAAGGCGGCGATGAGCTGAACCGAATTCAATCAGGTGCCAATTATGGCTGGCCCTTGCGTACCGAGGGGCAAGGCTACGACGGCAAACCCATTCCCAACGCCAGTTCCACACCGATAGAGGGCCTGACTGAACCCTTGCACTACTGGTCAGTCTCGCCCGCGATCAGCGGCATGGCTTTCTATAACGACGAACGCGTCCCGGACTGGCAGCACAGCCTGTTTGTGGGAGCCTTGAAAGAACAAGCCTTGATTCGTCTGCAATTTGACGAAGAGGACGGCCATATCGTCGGAGAAGAGCGCTTGCTGCAAGACTTGAAACAGCGCATCCGGGATGTACGTGTTGGGCCAGACGGCGATATCTATGTGCTGACCGACGAAAACGACGGCCAGCTTCTGCGCATTCAGCCCAAGTCTTGA
- a CDS encoding class I SAM-dependent methyltransferase, which yields MSDSSLLDHNARAWDKQAQTESPWSLPVSSEQVEQARRGQWQVHLLPSPVPADWLGDIQGKSVLCLASAGGQQAPILAAAGAKVTVFDLSAGQLDKDRMVAERDGLSLQIEQGDMCDLSRFASESFDLILHPVSNQYVPDISLVWKECARVLRPGGHLLSSFFNPAVFIADRDPSYAKQGLIRPTFTVPYSDLSSLDVDALQAKQARMEPLIFGHSLAQQIGGQLEAGLHLVGYIEEMHPAPRFEIEKYLPSFMATRSRKSA from the coding sequence ATGTCAGATTCCTCCTTGCTCGACCACAATGCCCGTGCCTGGGACAAACAGGCGCAAACCGAAAGCCCCTGGTCCCTGCCTGTCAGCAGCGAGCAGGTTGAGCAGGCCCGTCGCGGGCAATGGCAAGTGCATTTGCTGCCCTCCCCTGTGCCTGCCGATTGGCTGGGGGATATTCAAGGCAAATCTGTGTTGTGTCTGGCCAGTGCCGGTGGCCAGCAAGCGCCTATTCTGGCCGCTGCCGGGGCCAAGGTAACGGTGTTCGATTTGTCTGCCGGACAGTTGGACAAAGATCGCATGGTGGCCGAGCGTGACGGCTTGTCCTTGCAGATTGAACAAGGCGATATGTGCGATTTGTCGCGCTTTGCGTCCGAGAGTTTTGATCTGATCTTGCACCCGGTCTCTAATCAGTATGTGCCTGACATTAGCCTGGTGTGGAAAGAATGCGCCCGCGTTCTGCGTCCGGGCGGGCATTTGCTGTCCAGTTTCTTCAATCCGGCTGTATTTATTGCGGACCGGGACCCCAGCTACGCCAAGCAGGGCTTGATTCGCCCTACCTTCACCGTGCCCTACTCGGATTTGAGCAGCCTGGATGTCGACGCACTACAAGCCAAGCAGGCTCGCATGGAGCCCTTGATTTTTGGGCATTCCCTGGCGCAGCAGATTGGTGGACAGCTGGAAGCGGGCTTGCATCTAGTCGGTTACATCGAAGAAATGCACCCCGCCCCGCGCTTTGAGATCGAGAAATACTTGCCCAGCTTTATGGCGACACGCAGTCGTAAATCGGCTTAA